The genomic window CGGGCATGTCTCGGAAGTGTTCAGTGGCGACGCGCTCACGCCGGGCGGCTGCCCCTTTCAGGCGTGGAGCGTGGCCGAGCTGCTGCGGGCTCACGTGCTGGTCAGCCTCAGCGAAGCGCAGGCCCACGAGCAGGCGCGGCAGACCCACACCCGCTGACACAAATTCACTGAGAGCGGCGCGTCCGGTCGCCTTTTTCTGTTCTTAGTCGGGACACTTACTCCCTTGACGTAGGGCGGACACCAACCCTAGCATCGCCGGGATGTCGCTCCTGACCCTTCCCCCGCAGGCCACCGAGGTCGGGCTGGCGGTGGACGTGGCGGCCTTCGCCATGCACGCGGGCGAGTTGCGGGTGCTGCTGGTGCAGCGCGGCGAGTTGCCCCACGCCCAGACCTGGGCACTGCCGGGCGGCTTCGTGCAGCCGGGCGAGGAACTGCATGAGGCGGCGCTGCGCGAACTGAGGACCGAAACGAGCGTCAGCCTGGAGCCCCGGCACCTGGAGCAGTTTTTTACCTTCGGCGAGGTGGGGCGCGACCCGCGCGGGCGCGTCGTAAGCGTGGCGCACCTCGCCGTCTTGCCGCACGGCACGGTGGAGGCGCGCGCAGGCGGGCACACCGTGGGGGCCGAGTGGCTCGCCGCGCACACGCCTCCGGCGCTCGCCTTCGACCACCAGGCGATTCTGGACCGCGCCATCAAGCGGCTGCAACTGCGGCTCGACTACGCCAACCTCGCGCTCGAATTTCTGCCCGACACCTTCACCCTGCCCGAGCTGCAAGGCGTGTACGAGGCCATTGGCCACCGCGAACTCGACAAGCGTAATTTCCGTAAGCGCATTCTCGCCGCCGGCATCCTGACCCCCTGCGGCGAGCGGCGCAGCGGCGTGGGACGGCCCGCGCAGCTCTACCGCCGCGCCAAAGGCACCCGCACGGCGGCGCTGTAAGAAAGGGCCGCGCTGTAGCATGGCCCGGTGAGCGCCGCGCCTCCTGCCGACCCCGCCGCCCAGATCACGGCCAGCTTTCAGAGCATGTTGCCCGACCTGGGGCTGGGCGGTCTGCTCGGCCTCGCCGCTGGGTACGCGGTCAGGGTGGTGGGCCGCGTCGCACTGCTGGTCGTCGGCCTCGCCTTTATCGTCGTGCAACTGCTCGCGCACTACGGCGTCGTCACGGTGGACTGGCTGCAACTCCAGACGCTCACCGAGCCGTGGTTGCGCGAGGGTCGCGAGAACTTCGGTGGCTGGTTTTCCCGGGTGTTTCTCGCCAACCTGCCCTTTGCCGGGGCGTTCGCGGCGGGCTTCGTGCTGGGACTGCGGCTGCGGTAGAAGCAGGCCAAAAAAAAGGCCGAAGCGTGTAGCCTCGGCGTTCTTCTTGGATGTGATGTTTCAATCGTCGCTGCTGCGGGCAATCCCTAGCACGTTCATGAACTGCGCGAGCGCCATCGCAAAGCCCGCCACGTAGGTCAGGGCCGCTGCGGTGAGCACCTTTTGCGCGCCCGCCTGCGCTTCACCGCCGCCGCTGATACCGCG from Deinococcus radiodurans R1 = ATCC 13939 = DSM 20539 includes these protein-coding regions:
- a CDS encoding NUDIX hydrolase — its product is MSLLTLPPQATEVGLAVDVAAFAMHAGELRVLLVQRGELPHAQTWALPGGFVQPGEELHEAALRELRTETSVSLEPRHLEQFFTFGEVGRDPRGRVVSVAHLAVLPHGTVEARAGGHTVGAEWLAAHTPPALAFDHQAILDRAIKRLQLRLDYANLALEFLPDTFTLPELQGVYEAIGHRELDKRNFRKRILAAGILTPCGERRSGVGRPAQLYRRAKGTRTAAL
- a CDS encoding FUN14 domain-containing protein produces the protein MSAAPPADPAAQITASFQSMLPDLGLGGLLGLAAGYAVRVVGRVALLVVGLAFIVVQLLAHYGVVTVDWLQLQTLTEPWLREGRENFGGWFSRVFLANLPFAGAFAAGFVLGLRLR